In Salana multivorans, a single genomic region encodes these proteins:
- a CDS encoding TadE/TadG family type IV pilus assembly protein — protein MTRPGERGSAIAEFTMTSALVVVVVLALVQLTFALWVRTVLIDAAAEGARLAALAGGDELAAASRAAELVASTLGSGYQPSVSVHREDDALGVPGYDVMAVELSAPLPVLGLLGPPGALSVTGHAVVER, from the coding sequence GTGACCCGACCGGGGGAGCGGGGCTCCGCGATCGCCGAGTTCACGATGACCTCCGCGCTGGTCGTCGTCGTCGTGCTCGCCCTCGTGCAGCTCACCTTCGCGCTGTGGGTGCGCACGGTCCTGATCGACGCGGCGGCGGAGGGCGCGCGGCTCGCGGCGCTCGCGGGCGGCGACGAGCTGGCCGCGGCCTCCCGGGCCGCCGAGCTGGTCGCGTCGACGCTCGGGTCGGGGTACCAGCCGTCCGTCTCCGTGCACCGCGAGGACGACGCGCTCGGCGTGCCGGGGTACGACGTCATGGCGGTCGAGCTGAGCGCCCCGCTGCCCGTGCTCGGGCTGCTGGGCCCGCCGGGCGCGCTGAGCGTCACCGGTCACGCGGTGGTCGAGCGATGA
- a CDS encoding pilus assembly protein translates to MSCPAGPVARGERGSALVELLGGTIVLLVPLVYLVLTLVQVQGAQLAATGAARDAARLVATADPELWSSLTAAAVELAFADQGLVVDGSRAVTIVCQRDCGPGDRVVVTVRAAVALPFLPEGAGYTAEGDAWGTIDPHREHP, encoded by the coding sequence ATGAGCTGCCCGGCCGGACCCGTCGCCCGGGGCGAGCGCGGCTCGGCGCTGGTGGAGCTCCTCGGCGGCACGATCGTGCTGCTCGTCCCGCTGGTGTATCTCGTGCTCACGCTCGTCCAGGTCCAGGGCGCGCAGCTCGCCGCGACCGGAGCCGCGCGCGACGCGGCCCGTCTCGTCGCGACCGCCGACCCCGAGCTGTGGTCGTCGCTGACCGCCGCGGCGGTCGAGCTGGCCTTCGCCGACCAGGGCCTCGTGGTCGACGGGTCGCGGGCCGTGACGATCGTCTGCCAGCGCGACTGCGGGCCGGGCGACCGGGTGGTGGTGACCGTCCGAGCCGCGGTCGCGCTGCCGTTCCTCCCGGAGGGGGCCGGCTACACCGCCGAGGGCGATGCCTGGGGGACGATCGATCCGCACCGGGAGCATCCGTGA
- a CDS encoding glycosyltransferase produces MSPGAPSGGREDAERGGVLALTLGALGVAALLVVVVAVASAVYLDRRELLALADATAAHAATSIDPAAYAEGLVVLTDAGVRAGADEFLASVPIDAVDVDRLALAEPTGAPDEVTAQVTLVGRSRPAFLPWLLAPWSDGIALRVTSTAAGT; encoded by the coding sequence GTGAGCCCGGGTGCGCCGTCGGGTGGGCGCGAGGACGCCGAGCGCGGAGGCGTCCTCGCGCTCACGCTCGGTGCCCTCGGGGTGGCGGCGCTGCTCGTCGTGGTCGTCGCGGTGGCCTCGGCGGTCTACCTCGACCGGCGGGAGCTGCTGGCGCTCGCGGACGCGACGGCGGCGCACGCGGCGACGAGCATCGACCCGGCGGCGTACGCCGAGGGCCTCGTCGTGCTCACCGACGCCGGCGTGCGCGCCGGGGCCGATGAGTTCCTCGCGTCCGTCCCGATCGACGCGGTCGACGTCGACCGCCTCGCGCTGGCCGAGCCGACGGGTGCTCCCGACGAGGTCACGGCGCAGGTGACGCTGGTCGGCCGCTCGCGGCCGGCCTTCCTGCCCTGGCTGCTCGCGCCGTGGTCCGACGGCATCGCGCTGCGGGTCACCTCGACCGCCGCCGGCACCTGA
- a CDS encoding multidrug effflux MFS transporter, translated as MPQPRSSDGADDPVDVLGVPEALDVPTIDSVMGEVGALAVGDAGEDPTHAVPAMAPVSPGTTTPATPAAPSEPEVVHPDGFAPGEWRGDRPGVVPPRPQAWLVALLGAMSAIFAVTVDMYLPSLPTVAREMRVSDATSQLTISFMMAGAAIGQLVVGPLSDRIGRRRPVLIGAALHVVACALVLLGSGIGVFLGLRLLQGVAAAALGVCAQALIRDRYSGPVAAATLSRLMLVIGVAPLFAPSVGGFIAHHWGWRAVFAVLAGCGLFVLALCWRMLPESHPRQRRQTGGIGTALRSYRVLFGDPRFLALAVLPGLVSSALIAYVSGSPFVLQEQFGLSVGQFSLFFAVGGMLLVGMAQVNAALVHRYAPVRIIRLALPIQLSFAVALLVVAVTGIGGVIGFLVVLAATLSFQNFVPPNATALALGRHGDRAGAAAAVCGSLGALLPAAISPLVGVFGGTAIAMAAVMAGALTLALLVVAFGTPAYRSGGWTTGRD; from the coding sequence ATGCCTCAGCCACGCTCCTCCGACGGGGCCGACGACCCCGTCGACGTCCTCGGCGTGCCCGAGGCGCTCGACGTCCCGACCATCGACTCCGTCATGGGCGAGGTGGGCGCGCTCGCCGTCGGCGACGCGGGCGAGGACCCGACGCACGCCGTGCCCGCGATGGCGCCCGTCTCCCCGGGGACGACCACGCCGGCCACACCGGCGGCGCCGAGCGAGCCGGAGGTCGTCCACCCGGACGGCTTCGCGCCGGGGGAGTGGCGCGGCGACCGACCGGGCGTCGTCCCGCCGCGGCCGCAGGCCTGGCTCGTCGCGCTGCTCGGCGCGATGTCGGCCATCTTCGCCGTCACGGTCGACATGTACCTCCCGTCGCTGCCGACCGTCGCGAGAGAGATGCGGGTCTCCGACGCGACGTCGCAGCTCACGATCTCGTTCATGATGGCGGGCGCCGCGATCGGCCAGCTCGTCGTCGGGCCGCTCTCGGACCGGATCGGTCGCCGCCGGCCGGTGCTCATCGGGGCCGCCCTGCACGTCGTCGCGTGCGCGCTCGTGCTCCTCGGCTCCGGCATCGGGGTCTTCCTCGGCCTCCGCCTGCTCCAGGGCGTCGCGGCCGCCGCGCTCGGCGTGTGCGCGCAGGCGCTCATCCGCGACCGCTACTCGGGCCCCGTCGCCGCCGCGACGCTCTCGCGGCTCATGCTCGTGATCGGTGTCGCCCCGCTCTTCGCCCCGAGCGTCGGCGGGTTCATCGCCCACCACTGGGGCTGGCGGGCGGTGTTCGCCGTGCTCGCGGGCTGCGGGCTGTTCGTGCTCGCCCTGTGCTGGCGGATGCTGCCCGAGTCCCACCCGCGGCAGCGGCGCCAGACCGGCGGGATCGGGACGGCGCTGCGCAGCTACCGCGTGCTGTTCGGCGATCCCCGGTTCCTCGCGCTCGCCGTGCTGCCCGGCCTCGTCTCCAGCGCCCTCATCGCGTACGTGTCGGGCTCGCCGTTCGTGCTCCAGGAGCAGTTCGGGCTCTCGGTCGGCCAGTTCTCGCTGTTCTTCGCCGTCGGCGGGATGCTGCTCGTCGGGATGGCGCAGGTCAACGCGGCGCTCGTGCACCGGTACGCCCCCGTGCGGATCATCCGGCTCGCCCTGCCGATCCAGCTCTCGTTCGCCGTCGCGCTGCTCGTCGTCGCGGTGACGGGCATCGGCGGCGTCATCGGGTTCCTCGTCGTGCTCGCGGCGACGCTGTCGTTCCAGAACTTCGTCCCCCCGAACGCGACGGCGCTCGCGCTCGGGCGTCACGGCGACCGGGCCGGCGCCGCCGCAGCCGTCTGCGGCAGCCTCGGCGCGCTGCTGCCCGCCGCGATCTCGCCGCTCGTCGGCGTGTTCGGCGGCACGGCGATCGCGATGGCCGCGGTCATGGCGGGGGCGCTCACGCTCGCCCTGCTCGTCGTGGCGTTCGGCACGCCGGCCTACCGCAGCGGCGGCTGGACCACCGGGCGCGACTGA
- a CDS encoding response regulator, whose product MTPPPARIALAEDSALLREGLLRLLGEAGFEIVGSHGDGASLLAALDAEAPDAVVLDVRMPPTFTDEGVRTALEVRRRRPGTAVLLLSQYVESVYAQELFAAGEGGCGYLLKDRVLSLADLSGALERLLAGSTVLDPEIVAALVGARRDPLAALTPSELEVLGDMARGRTNQEIAAARVVSLGTVEKQVGSVFDKLGLDAADGGHRRVLAVLTWLRSPRAAR is encoded by the coding sequence GTGACACCGCCACCAGCCCGGATCGCCCTGGCCGAGGACTCGGCCCTGCTGCGCGAGGGACTCCTCCGGCTGCTCGGGGAGGCGGGCTTCGAGATCGTCGGCTCGCACGGCGACGGCGCGTCCCTCCTGGCGGCCCTGGACGCCGAGGCGCCCGACGCCGTCGTCCTCGACGTCCGGATGCCGCCGACGTTCACGGACGAGGGGGTCAGGACCGCGCTGGAGGTGCGCCGGCGGCGGCCCGGCACCGCGGTGCTGCTGCTGAGCCAGTACGTCGAGTCGGTCTACGCCCAGGAGCTGTTCGCCGCCGGCGAGGGCGGCTGCGGCTACCTGCTCAAGGACCGGGTGCTCTCGCTCGCCGACCTCAGCGGTGCGCTGGAGCGGCTGCTCGCCGGCTCGACCGTGCTCGACCCGGAGATCGTCGCCGCGCTCGTCGGGGCGCGCCGGGACCCGCTGGCCGCCCTCACGCCGAGCGAGCTCGAGGTGCTGGGCGACATGGCCCGCGGGCGGACGAACCAGGAGATCGCCGCGGCCCGCGTCGTGAGTCTCGGGACGGTGGAGAAGCAGGTCGGCTCCGTCTTCGACAAGCTCGGCCTCGACGCCGCGGACGGCGGGCACCGCCGCGTCCTCGCGGTCCTCACCTGGCTGCGCAGCCCGCGCGCGGCGCGCTGA
- a CDS encoding GNAT family N-acetyltransferase — translation MSEPEAPEPTVVDLDGPDDPRWALALPVLRELRPHLTPELLRQVATEGAPQGLRFTALLAGGECVAVAGWRLVANTSAIRKLYVDDLSTAAAHRSRGHGSTLLRVLTERARELGCTAIDLDSGVQRVGAHRFYLRERMDIVSHHFTRQLD, via the coding sequence GTGAGCGAACCCGAGGCACCCGAGCCGACCGTCGTCGACCTCGACGGGCCGGACGACCCGCGCTGGGCGCTCGCGCTGCCCGTCCTGCGCGAGCTGCGCCCCCACCTGACGCCGGAGCTGCTGCGCCAGGTCGCGACCGAGGGCGCGCCGCAGGGCCTCCGGTTCACGGCGCTGCTCGCCGGTGGCGAGTGCGTCGCCGTCGCTGGCTGGCGCCTCGTCGCGAACACGAGCGCGATCCGCAAGCTCTACGTCGACGACCTCTCGACCGCGGCCGCCCACCGGTCCCGCGGCCACGGCTCGACGCTGCTGCGCGTCCTCACCGAGCGCGCCCGGGAGCTGGGCTGCACCGCCATCGACCTCGACTCCGGCGTCCAGCGCGTCGGCGCCCACCGGTTCTACCTGCGCGAGCGGATGGACATCGTGTCGCACCACTTCACCCGCCAGCTCGACTGA
- a CDS encoding sensor histidine kinase: MSSSAAAPPVPSLAGVYSWRALPRRVGYLLLGLVWSLSLGLAVVVLVAVGVPLSLIAVGVPVLLAGLSLARAYGALELALLRWTRMPAVTPPTWRTEKADTIGTWLWRRLSSPDAWRAALFAAVTLLLTPVTWALTLLFSVLTVAFPAMLVQVYLIPSLMYDDAESQSLGELLFSLMTPAEQAQWRIGPHGLDLLIGGVGSVIGLALLPLVAGACVHLHHAIARGLLARRTSDALRAQVVELSSARRAATQAEGRTLRQLERDLHDGPQQQLLRLQLDLEAAQRRLESDPGGAGDLLADARTRTRDTLSELRRLSRGIAPPLLQDRGLAEAVAALAERSPIPATVDLGDGTGPDGLGGDDVGDGLDPAVAQAAYFVVSELLANAAKHSGAEHVVVALGRVIGADGGDGAELAELLVVEVSDDGAGGAALVPGGGLDGLAERLRGLGGTLSVSSPDGGPTRVRAVVPLAA; the protein is encoded by the coding sequence ATGAGCTCATCGGCTGCTGCCCCTCCCGTCCCCTCCCTCGCCGGCGTCTACTCCTGGCGCGCCCTGCCCCGGCGGGTCGGCTACCTGCTCCTTGGCCTCGTCTGGTCGCTCTCGCTCGGGCTGGCCGTCGTCGTCCTCGTGGCGGTCGGCGTCCCGCTGTCGCTCATCGCGGTCGGCGTCCCCGTGCTCCTCGCCGGTCTCTCCCTCGCCCGCGCGTACGGCGCGCTGGAGCTGGCGCTCCTGCGCTGGACCCGGATGCCGGCGGTGACACCGCCGACGTGGCGGACCGAGAAGGCCGACACGATCGGCACCTGGCTCTGGCGCCGGCTGAGCAGTCCCGACGCCTGGCGCGCCGCCCTGTTCGCCGCCGTCACGCTCCTCCTCACGCCCGTGACGTGGGCGCTGACGCTCCTCTTCTCGGTGCTCACGGTCGCGTTCCCGGCGATGCTCGTGCAGGTCTACCTCATCCCGTCGCTCATGTACGACGACGCCGAGAGCCAGTCGCTGGGCGAGCTGCTGTTCAGCCTCATGACGCCGGCGGAGCAGGCGCAGTGGCGGATCGGCCCGCACGGGCTGGACCTGCTGATCGGCGGGGTCGGGAGCGTGATCGGGCTGGCCCTGCTGCCGCTCGTGGCCGGCGCCTGCGTCCACCTGCACCACGCGATCGCGCGCGGCCTGCTCGCCCGACGCACGAGCGACGCCCTCCGCGCCCAGGTGGTCGAGCTGTCCAGCGCGCGCCGGGCCGCGACCCAGGCCGAGGGCCGGACGCTGCGCCAGCTCGAGCGCGACCTCCACGACGGGCCGCAGCAGCAGCTCCTGCGCCTGCAGCTCGACCTCGAGGCGGCGCAGCGCCGGCTGGAGAGCGATCCCGGCGGCGCGGGCGACCTGCTCGCCGACGCGCGGACGCGGACCCGGGACACGCTCTCGGAGCTGCGGCGACTCTCCCGCGGCATCGCGCCACCGCTGCTGCAGGACCGCGGGCTGGCGGAGGCCGTCGCCGCGCTGGCCGAGCGCAGCCCGATCCCGGCGACGGTCGACCTCGGGGACGGCACCGGCCCGGACGGCCTCGGCGGGGACGACGTGGGCGACGGCCTCGACCCGGCGGTCGCGCAGGCCGCGTACTTCGTGGTGAGCGAGCTGCTCGCGAACGCGGCCAAGCACTCCGGCGCCGAGCACGTCGTCGTCGCGCTCGGCCGGGTGATCGGCGCGGACGGCGGCGACGGGGCGGAGCTGGCCGAGCTCCTCGTGGTCGAGGTGTCCGACGACGGTGCCGGCGGAGCCGCGCTCGTGCCCGGCGGTGGGTTGGACGGCCTGGCCGAGCGGCTGCGCGGCCTGGGCGGGACGCTCTCGGTGAGCAGTCCGGACGGCGGGCCGACCCGCGTCCGGGCGGTCGTCCCGCTCGCGGCGTGA
- a CDS encoding aldo/keto reductase family protein, whose amino-acid sequence MVTYRYLGSSGLKVSEITYGNWITHGSQVEDGAAVATVHAALDLGITTFDTADVYANTLAEEVLGKALEGQRRESLEILTKVYWPTGPRGANDVGLSRKHIRDSVHGSLRRLRTDYIDLYQAHRFDYETPLEETFQTFADLVHQGKILYVGVSEWTAEQLRDGARLAKELGIQLVSNQPQYSALWRVIEEKVVPASEELGITQIVWSPMAQGVLSGKYLPGQPAPAGSRATDEKSGARTIKGFMREEVLEAVQRLVPIAAEAGLTMPQLAIAWVLQNPNVSAALVGASRPEQLADTVKASGVVLDDATMSAIDAALDAVVERDPAKTYDVSPRTRP is encoded by the coding sequence ATGGTCACCTACCGCTATCTCGGCAGCTCCGGTCTCAAGGTCTCGGAGATCACCTACGGCAACTGGATCACGCACGGCTCGCAGGTGGAGGACGGCGCGGCCGTCGCCACGGTGCACGCGGCGCTCGACCTCGGCATCACGACGTTCGACACGGCGGACGTCTACGCCAACACGCTCGCCGAGGAGGTGCTCGGCAAGGCGCTGGAGGGCCAGCGTCGGGAGTCCCTCGAGATCCTCACGAAGGTGTACTGGCCGACCGGCCCGCGGGGCGCCAACGACGTCGGTCTCTCCCGCAAGCACATCCGCGACTCGGTGCACGGCTCGCTGCGCCGCCTGCGAACGGACTACATCGACCTGTACCAGGCCCACCGGTTCGACTACGAGACGCCGCTGGAGGAGACGTTCCAGACGTTCGCCGACCTCGTCCACCAGGGCAAGATCCTCTACGTCGGGGTCTCGGAGTGGACCGCCGAGCAGCTCCGCGACGGCGCGCGGCTCGCCAAGGAGCTCGGCATCCAGCTCGTCTCGAACCAGCCGCAGTACTCCGCGCTGTGGCGGGTCATCGAGGAGAAGGTCGTGCCCGCGAGCGAGGAGCTCGGGATCACGCAGATCGTCTGGTCGCCGATGGCGCAGGGCGTCCTGTCCGGGAAGTACCTGCCCGGCCAGCCGGCGCCGGCCGGCTCGCGCGCGACGGACGAGAAGTCCGGGGCCCGCACCATCAAGGGGTTCATGCGGGAGGAGGTGCTCGAGGCCGTCCAGCGGCTCGTGCCGATCGCGGCCGAGGCCGGGCTCACCATGCCGCAGCTCGCCATCGCGTGGGTGCTGCAGAACCCGAACGTCTCCGCCGCCCTGGTCGGGGCGTCCCGGCCCGAGCAGCTCGCCGACACCGTCAAGGCGTCCGGCGTCGTGCTCGACGACGCGACGATGAGCGCGATCGACGCGGCGCTCGACGCGGTGGTGGAGCGCGACCCGGCCAAGACGTACGACGTCTCGCCGCGGACCCGCCCGTAG
- a CDS encoding M15 family metallopeptidase yields MTALTLTEALRRRRRRRRLLVRTLLAGAVLAVVAVAVPGLVRLADAVGTMTADATTDDAADAGATDEAADATTTDDPGAGGAGGAQGDAAGGSRPSVLLVNADHALPDDLGAPDLVDLVGTVPVSGSGVQVAAELVEPLRQMLGAAADAGYPGLYVNSGYRSAEDQRELWDTAEDRSLVQPPGHSEHQTGLAVDLADLEPDGASLADSSSGRWLADNAWRYGFILRYPAGKEEVTGIAYEAWHFRYVGPEVAEICQREGLTLEEYAGAA; encoded by the coding sequence ATGACAGCTCTCACGCTCACCGAGGCCCTGCGCCGCAGGCGTCGTCGTCGCCGTCTCCTGGTCAGGACCCTGCTCGCCGGGGCGGTCCTCGCCGTCGTCGCCGTCGCTGTGCCCGGCCTCGTGCGGCTCGCCGACGCCGTCGGCACGATGACGGCCGACGCGACGACCGACGACGCGGCCGACGCGGGTGCCACGGACGAGGCGGCCGACGCGACGACGACCGACGACCCGGGCGCCGGAGGCGCCGGGGGCGCCCAGGGCGACGCCGCGGGCGGGAGCCGGCCCAGCGTCCTCCTCGTCAACGCCGACCACGCCCTTCCCGACGACCTGGGTGCGCCCGATCTCGTCGACCTCGTCGGGACGGTCCCCGTCTCGGGCTCGGGGGTCCAGGTCGCCGCCGAGCTGGTCGAGCCGCTGCGGCAGATGCTCGGCGCGGCCGCCGACGCCGGGTACCCGGGCCTGTACGTCAACAGCGGGTACCGCTCCGCCGAGGACCAGCGGGAGCTCTGGGACACGGCCGAGGACCGGTCCCTCGTCCAGCCGCCCGGCCACAGCGAGCACCAGACCGGTCTCGCGGTCGACCTGGCGGACCTCGAGCCCGACGGCGCGAGCCTCGCCGACAGCTCCTCCGGCCGGTGGCTGGCCGACAACGCCTGGCGGTACGGCTTCATCCTGCGCTACCCGGCCGGCAAGGAGGAGGTGACGGGGATCGCGTACGAGGCGTGGCACTTCCGCTACGTCGGCCCCGAGGTGGCCGAGATCTGCCAGCGCGAGGGCCTGACGCTCGAGGAGTACGCGGGGGCGGCATGA
- a CDS encoding response regulator transcription factor yields the protein MTQHTILACDDDPDILAALRIYLTGEGYRVLSAADGLEAVRLVRTETVHLVLLDVMMPNLDGIAAAERIRETSNLPILFLSARGEEADRVLGLHAGADDYIVKPFSPGELFARVRSALRRYTQLGGLPSGGAAGPGPVTAGSASGPGTGSVWRTGELVLDDKRKTVVVEGREATLTPLEFGILRLLIAHPDRVYSSEQIYEAVWRDVALDPRRTVAVHVRHIREKIERDPARPRYLRVVYGLGYKVVSDP from the coding sequence ATGACGCAGCACACGATCCTCGCGTGCGACGACGACCCGGACATCCTCGCGGCGCTGCGGATCTATCTCACCGGCGAGGGCTACCGGGTGCTCAGCGCCGCCGACGGGCTCGAGGCCGTCCGGCTCGTGCGGACGGAGACGGTCCACCTCGTCCTGCTCGACGTCATGATGCCGAACCTCGACGGCATCGCCGCCGCCGAGCGGATCCGCGAGACCTCGAACCTGCCCATCCTGTTCCTCAGCGCCCGGGGCGAGGAGGCCGACCGCGTCCTCGGCCTGCACGCCGGAGCCGACGACTACATCGTCAAGCCGTTCTCGCCGGGCGAGCTGTTCGCCCGGGTGCGCTCGGCGCTGCGCCGGTACACGCAGCTCGGCGGGCTGCCGTCCGGCGGCGCGGCTGGCCCGGGCCCGGTGACGGCCGGGTCGGCGTCCGGTCCGGGCACCGGGAGCGTCTGGCGCACCGGCGAGCTCGTCCTCGACGACAAGCGCAAGACGGTGGTCGTCGAGGGACGGGAGGCCACGCTGACGCCGCTCGAGTTCGGCATCCTGCGCCTGCTCATCGCGCACCCCGACCGCGTCTACTCCTCCGAGCAGATCTACGAGGCGGTCTGGCGCGACGTCGCGCTGGACCCGCGCCGGACGGTCGCCGTCCACGTCCGGCACATCCGGGAGAAGATCGAGCGGGACCCGGCCCGCCCGCGCTACCTCCGGGTCGTCTACGGCCTCGGGTACAAGGTGGTGTCCGACCCGTGA
- a CDS encoding sensor histidine kinase — protein sequence MSPTATRHGPRARTSGEPATRGFASTRVMVTAFVVATLGLTLWLYGSVPPFTSYRWVLLGRTPDDPDRVLIPGDLAATQLPFGLGDGGVGLVVGVAALVVGGASCLAGARERSTLRIHRWDYFFVLVGALSALALVTILLETGRRQLVWHVLWLAVVAVSVCYVTATTLVRLRAGTLARTIFWPRVFRTLPPGQIAGMGVLVVVVTATALLLGGAVWCIAEVVTASAFGSAFFANWTGWWLVTVGLPLVTLAVVAVLCRNIIEITEANEAAVEARFREERFRAELVTNVTHDIRTPLTSVIAYADLIARLDIDDDRLAGYTAVLSRKAERLRVLIGDLLDASRASAGSLPVHREVLDLAEMLGQIVGDHDDDLAARDLAWVGPDAGPAGEPGRGRALVTADGEHLRRILENLLGNVVKYARPGTTVRASIDRPAERSGVVRLRLANVMARRLAVPAAELVGQFTRGDAARTGEGSGLGLFIADRLTALLGGRLTLDADDETFVATLDLPGPGALQKGRRAAGSSGGAEPRTPSAGR from the coding sequence GTGAGCCCGACGGCGACGCGGCACGGCCCCCGCGCGCGGACGTCCGGCGAGCCGGCGACGCGGGGCTTCGCGTCCACGCGGGTCATGGTGACCGCCTTCGTCGTGGCGACCCTCGGTCTCACCCTCTGGCTGTACGGCAGCGTCCCGCCCTTCACCTCCTACCGCTGGGTCCTGCTCGGTCGCACCCCGGACGACCCGGACCGCGTCCTCATCCCGGGCGACCTCGCCGCGACGCAGCTTCCGTTCGGGCTCGGCGACGGTGGCGTCGGCCTCGTCGTCGGCGTCGCCGCGCTCGTCGTCGGGGGCGCCTCCTGCCTCGCCGGGGCGCGCGAGCGTTCGACGCTGCGGATCCACCGGTGGGACTACTTCTTCGTCCTGGTGGGCGCGTTGAGCGCCCTGGCACTCGTGACCATCCTGCTCGAGACCGGCCGTCGTCAGCTCGTCTGGCACGTGCTCTGGCTCGCGGTCGTCGCGGTGAGCGTCTGCTACGTGACTGCGACGACGCTGGTGCGCCTGCGGGCCGGGACGCTCGCGCGCACGATCTTCTGGCCGCGCGTCTTCCGGACGCTGCCGCCCGGGCAGATCGCCGGGATGGGCGTCCTCGTCGTCGTGGTCACCGCGACGGCGCTCCTGCTCGGCGGCGCCGTCTGGTGCATCGCCGAGGTGGTGACCGCCTCGGCCTTCGGCTCCGCGTTCTTCGCGAACTGGACCGGCTGGTGGCTCGTGACGGTGGGCCTTCCGCTCGTGACGCTGGCCGTCGTCGCCGTCCTGTGCCGCAACATCATCGAGATCACGGAGGCGAACGAGGCGGCCGTCGAGGCGCGGTTCCGGGAGGAGCGCTTCCGCGCCGAGCTCGTCACCAACGTCACGCACGACATCCGGACGCCGCTGACGTCCGTCATCGCCTACGCGGACCTGATCGCGCGGCTCGACATCGACGACGACCGGCTCGCGGGCTACACCGCCGTGCTGAGCCGGAAGGCCGAGCGGCTGAGGGTGCTCATCGGCGACCTGCTGGACGCGTCGCGGGCCAGTGCGGGCAGCCTGCCGGTGCACCGCGAGGTGCTCGACCTGGCGGAGATGCTCGGCCAGATCGTTGGCGACCACGACGACGACCTCGCCGCGCGTGACCTCGCGTGGGTCGGGCCGGACGCCGGTCCGGCGGGCGAGCCGGGTCGCGGGCGGGCCCTCGTCACGGCGGACGGCGAGCACCTGCGCCGGATCCTGGAGAACCTGCTCGGCAACGTCGTCAAGTACGCGCGGCCGGGCACGACCGTCCGCGCCAGCATCGACCGGCCGGCCGAGCGGTCCGGCGTCGTGCGCCTGCGGCTGGCCAACGTCATGGCGCGCCGCCTCGCGGTGCCGGCGGCCGAGCTGGTCGGGCAGTTCACCCGCGGCGACGCCGCGCGCACGGGGGAGGGCAGCGGGCTCGGCCTGTTCATCGCCGACCGGCTCACCGCGCTCCTCGGTGGCCGGCTCACCCTCGACGCCGACGACGAGACCTTCGTCGCGACGCTCGACCTGCCGGGCCCGGGCGCGCTCCAGAAGGGCAGGCGCGCCGCCGGGTCGAGCGGGGGAGCCGAGCCGAGGACGCCGTCGGCCGGCCGGTAG
- the prfB gene encoding peptide chain release factor 2 gives MATDFPTEISELRGTLRQITAVRDPEKLRAQIAELEQEASAPDLWDDPEKAQAVTSRLSHVSGEVKRLDTLAARIDDLETLVELAAEEDDADTLAEAESELASVSKALSELEVRTLLSGEWDEREAVVTIRSGAGGVDAADFAQTLLRMYLRWAERHGYAAKVLDTSYAEEAGIKSATFEVKAPYAYGTLSVEAGTHRLVRISPFDNQGRRQTSFAAVEVIPLIESTDHVDVPETDIKVDVFRSSGPGGQSVNTTDSAVRITHLPTGIVVSMQDEKSQIQNRAAAMRVLQSRLLLAKKEEEAAQKKELAGDIKASWGDQMRSYVLQPYQMVKDLRTEHEVGNPAAVFDGEIDDFIDAGIRWRRQQQLEVEGS, from the coding sequence GTGGCTACCGACTTCCCGACCGAGATCTCCGAGCTGCGCGGCACGCTCCGGCAGATCACCGCCGTGCGCGACCCGGAGAAGCTGCGGGCCCAGATCGCCGAGCTCGAGCAGGAGGCGTCGGCGCCCGACCTGTGGGACGACCCGGAGAAGGCGCAGGCCGTCACGTCGCGGCTCTCGCACGTCTCGGGCGAGGTCAAGCGGCTCGACACCCTCGCCGCCCGGATCGACGACCTCGAGACGCTCGTGGAGCTCGCGGCGGAGGAGGACGACGCGGACACGCTCGCCGAGGCCGAGAGCGAGCTCGCATCGGTGAGCAAGGCGCTGTCGGAGCTCGAGGTCCGCACCCTGCTGTCGGGGGAGTGGGACGAGCGCGAGGCCGTCGTCACGATCCGCTCCGGAGCCGGCGGGGTCGACGCGGCCGACTTCGCCCAGACGCTCCTGCGGATGTACCTGCGCTGGGCCGAGCGGCACGGCTACGCCGCCAAGGTGCTCGACACGTCCTACGCCGAGGAGGCCGGCATCAAGTCGGCGACGTTCGAGGTGAAGGCGCCCTACGCCTACGGCACGCTCTCGGTCGAGGCCGGGACGCACCGCCTCGTCCGGATCTCCCCGTTCGACAACCAGGGCCGGCGCCAGACGTCCTTCGCGGCCGTCGAGGTCATCCCGCTCATCGAGTCGACCGACCACGTCGACGTGCCCGAGACCGACATCAAGGTCGACGTGTTCCGCTCCTCCGGCCCCGGCGGGCAGAGCGTCAACACGACCGACTCGGCCGTCCGGATCACCCACCTCCCGACCGGCATCGTCGTCTCGATGCAGGACGAGAAGTCCCAGATCCAGAACCGCGCCGCCGCCATGCGCGTGCTCCAGTCGCGACTCCTCCTGGCGAAGAAGGAGGAGGAGGCGGCCCAGAAGAAGGAGCTGGCCGGCGACATCAAGGCGTCCTGGGGCGACCAGATGCGCTCCTACGTCCTGCAGCCGTACCAGATGGTCAAGGACCTGCGCACCGAGCACGAGGTCGGCAACCCGGCCGCGGTGTTCGACGGCGAGATCGACGACTTCATCGACGCCGGCATCCGCTGGCGCCGCCAGCAGCAGCTCGAGGTCGAGGGCTCCTAG